In Zingiber officinale cultivar Zhangliang chromosome 1A, Zo_v1.1, whole genome shotgun sequence, a genomic segment contains:
- the LOC122037993 gene encoding alpha-1,3-arabinosyltransferase XAT3-like isoform X5, which produces MCAETNRRSDVCEASGDVRVRGSSQTIFVSPDLTNQEWKMKPYARKHDQRALANVKEWTVKPVSGQTPLPACTDNHTVPAVVFSIGGYAGNLFHDFTDVLVPLFLTARRFRGEVQFVVADARAWWLSKFSPVLRKLSNYEIVDADADEDAVRCFPTVVAGLTFHKELGVDSTKSPTGYSMADFQAMLREAYGLEREAADVADDKWDIRRKPRLLIISRKVSRVFLNERGMSDMAMSLGFDVRVADPDVATDIGKFARLVNSADVLIGVHGSGLANIVFLPRGAVFIQVVPIGKLDWLTKNTFENPSLEMELKYLSYQIQADESTLSDQYPKDHPVFTDPQSIHRKGWDELSRVYLENQNLKPHLSRLRLTLLEALNILPHGRAMAQ; this is translated from the coding sequence ATGTGTGCGGAAACAAACCGGCGATCGGATGTTTGCGAGGCCTCGGGCGACGTAAGGGTGAGAGGAAGCTCCCAAACAATCTTTGTAAGTCCTGATCTCACAAACCAGGAATGGAAGATGAAGCCTTACGCCCGGAAGCACGACCAAAGGGCGCTCGCCAACGTCAAGGAGTGGACCGTGAAACCAGTTTCCGGCCAGACGCCGCTCCCGGCGTGCACCGACAACCACACCGTCCCCGCCGTCGTCTTTTCCATCGGTGGCTACGCCGGCAACCTCTTCCACGACTTCACCGACGTGCTCGTCCCGCTGTTTCTCACTGCCCGCCGCTTCCGCGGTGAGGTCCAGTTCGTGGTCGCCGACGCCAGGGCCTGGTGGCTGAGCAAGTTCAGCCCTGTCCTCCGGAAGCTCTCCAACTACGAGATCGTCGACGCGGACGCCGACGAGGACGCAGTGCGCTGCTTCCCGACCGTCGTCGCGGGGCTGACCTTCCACAAGGAGCTCGGCGTCGACTCCACCAAGTCCCCCACCGGTTACTCCATGGCCGACTTCCAGGCAATGCTGCGGGAGGCGTACGGGCTGGAGCGCGAGGCCGCAGACGTCGCCGACGACAAGTGGGACATCCGCCGGAAGCCGCGACTGCTGATTATCTCTCGCAAGGTCTCCCGGGTTTTCCTCAACGAGCGGGGGATGTCGGACATGGCCATGAGCCTGGGCTTCGACGTCCGCGTCGCCGACCCCGACGTCGCCACCGACATCGGCAAGTTCGCGCGGCTAGTGAACTCCGCCGACGTCCTGATCGGCGTCCACGGCTCCGGCCTCGCCAACATCGTCTTCCTCCCCCGAGGCGCCGTCTTCATCCAGGTAGTGCCTATAGGGAAGCTGGACTGGCTGACCAAGAACACGTTCGAGAATCCATCACTGGAGATGGAGCTCAAGTACTTGAGCTACCAGATCCAAGCCGATGAGAGCACGCTGAGCGACCAGTACCCCAAGGACCATCCCGTGTTTACGGATCCCCAATCCATTCACAGGAAAGGGTGGGACGAGCTCAGCAGAGTTTACTTGGAGAACCAGAACCTGAAGCCGCACCTGAGCAGGCTCAGGCTCACCTTGTTGGAAGCCCTCAATATTCTGCCCCACGGCCGCGCCATGGCGCAGTAA
- the LOC122037993 gene encoding alpha-1,3-arabinosyltransferase XAT3-like isoform X2: MKTVRSYPRSEPRRVGNGLIIGSMVLSLCILSLIRGRYCSSPFAPSYFSLFFVRLMNLLFLRKYPDSVAGKSQDLSDRSRRLVSIGEDDEGNRVLLDELREAKRPMCAETNRRSDVCEASGDVRVRGSSQTIFVSPDLTNQEWKMKPYARKHDQRALANVKEWTVKPVSGQTPLPACTDNHTVPAVVFSIGGYAGNLFHDFTDVLVPLFLTARRFRGEVQFVVADARAWWLSKFSPVLRKLSNYEIVDADADEDAVRCFPTVVAGLTFHKELGVDSTKSPTGYSMADFQAMLREAYGLEREAADVADDKWDIRRKPRLLIISRKVSRVFLNERGMSDMAMSLGFDVRVADPDVATDIGKFARLVNSADVLIGVHGSGLANIVFLPRGAVFIQVVPIGKLDWLTKNTFENPSLEMELKYLSYQIQADESTLSDQYPKDHPVFTDPQSIHRKGWDELSRVYLENQNLKPHLSRLRLTLLEALNILPHGRAMAQ, encoded by the exons ATGAAGACTGTCAGGTCATATCCAAGGTCTGAGCCAAGGAGAGTCGGAAATGGCTTAATCATAGGCTCCATGGTTCTTTCTCTCTGCATCCTCTCGCTCATCAGGGGTCGATATTGTTCCTCCCCTTTTGCTCCCTCTTATTTCTCTTTGTTTTTTGTACGTCTTATGAATcttttgttcttaagaaaatacccTGATTCCGTTGCAGGCAAGTCACAGGATCTGTCGGATAGGAGTCGCCGCCTTGTATCGATAG GGGAAGACGATGAAGGAAACAGAGTGTTGCTCGATGAACTGAGAGAAGCCAAGCGACCAATGTGTGCGGAAACAAACCGGCGATCGGATGTTTGCGAGGCCTCGGGCGACGTAAGGGTGAGAGGAAGCTCCCAAACAATCTTTGTAAGTCCTGATCTCACAAACCAGGAATGGAAGATGAAGCCTTACGCCCGGAAGCACGACCAAAGGGCGCTCGCCAACGTCAAGGAGTGGACCGTGAAACCAGTTTCCGGCCAGACGCCGCTCCCGGCGTGCACCGACAACCACACCGTCCCCGCCGTCGTCTTTTCCATCGGTGGCTACGCCGGCAACCTCTTCCACGACTTCACCGACGTGCTCGTCCCGCTGTTTCTCACTGCCCGCCGCTTCCGCGGTGAGGTCCAGTTCGTGGTCGCCGACGCCAGGGCCTGGTGGCTGAGCAAGTTCAGCCCTGTCCTCCGGAAGCTCTCCAACTACGAGATCGTCGACGCGGACGCCGACGAGGACGCAGTGCGCTGCTTCCCGACCGTCGTCGCGGGGCTGACCTTCCACAAGGAGCTCGGCGTCGACTCCACCAAGTCCCCCACCGGTTACTCCATGGCCGACTTCCAGGCAATGCTGCGGGAGGCGTACGGGCTGGAGCGCGAGGCCGCAGACGTCGCCGACGACAAGTGGGACATCCGCCGGAAGCCGCGACTGCTGATTATCTCTCGCAAGGTCTCCCGGGTTTTCCTCAACGAGCGGGGGATGTCGGACATGGCCATGAGCCTGGGCTTCGACGTCCGCGTCGCCGACCCCGACGTCGCCACCGACATCGGCAAGTTCGCGCGGCTAGTGAACTCCGCCGACGTCCTGATCGGCGTCCACGGCTCCGGCCTCGCCAACATCGTCTTCCTCCCCCGAGGCGCCGTCTTCATCCAGGTAGTGCCTATAGGGAAGCTGGACTGGCTGACCAAGAACACGTTCGAGAATCCATCACTGGAGATGGAGCTCAAGTACTTGAGCTACCAGATCCAAGCCGATGAGAGCACGCTGAGCGACCAGTACCCCAAGGACCATCCCGTGTTTACGGATCCCCAATCCATTCACAGGAAAGGGTGGGACGAGCTCAGCAGAGTTTACTTGGAGAACCAGAACCTGAAGCCGCACCTGAGCAGGCTCAGGCTCACCTTGTTGGAAGCCCTCAATATTCTGCCCCACGGCCGCGCCATGGCGCAGTAA
- the LOC122037993 gene encoding alpha-1,3-arabinosyltransferase XAT3-like isoform X3 yields MKTVRSYPRSEPRRVGNGLIIGSMVLSLCILSLIRGKSQDLSDRSRRLVSIAGEDDEGNRVLLDELREAKRPMCAETNRRSDVCEASGDVRVRGSSQTIFVSPDLTNQEWKMKPYARKHDQRALANVKEWTVKPVSGQTPLPACTDNHTVPAVVFSIGGYAGNLFHDFTDVLVPLFLTARRFRGEVQFVVADARAWWLSKFSPVLRKLSNYEIVDADADEDAVRCFPTVVAGLTFHKELGVDSTKSPTGYSMADFQAMLREAYGLEREAADVADDKWDIRRKPRLLIISRKVSRVFLNERGMSDMAMSLGFDVRVADPDVATDIGKFARLVNSADVLIGVHGSGLANIVFLPRGAVFIQVVPIGKLDWLTKNTFENPSLEMELKYLSYQIQADESTLSDQYPKDHPVFTDPQSIHRKGWDELSRVYLENQNLKPHLSRLRLTLLEALNILPHGRAMAQ; encoded by the exons ATGAAGACTGTCAGGTCATATCCAAGGTCTGAGCCAAGGAGAGTCGGAAATGGCTTAATCATAGGCTCCATGGTTCTTTCTCTCTGCATCCTCTCGCTCATCAGGG GCAAGTCACAGGATCTGTCGGATAGGAGTCGCCGCCTTGTATCGATAG CAGGGGAAGACGATGAAGGAAACAGAGTGTTGCTCGATGAACTGAGAGAAGCCAAGCGACCAATGTGTGCGGAAACAAACCGGCGATCGGATGTTTGCGAGGCCTCGGGCGACGTAAGGGTGAGAGGAAGCTCCCAAACAATCTTTGTAAGTCCTGATCTCACAAACCAGGAATGGAAGATGAAGCCTTACGCCCGGAAGCACGACCAAAGGGCGCTCGCCAACGTCAAGGAGTGGACCGTGAAACCAGTTTCCGGCCAGACGCCGCTCCCGGCGTGCACCGACAACCACACCGTCCCCGCCGTCGTCTTTTCCATCGGTGGCTACGCCGGCAACCTCTTCCACGACTTCACCGACGTGCTCGTCCCGCTGTTTCTCACTGCCCGCCGCTTCCGCGGTGAGGTCCAGTTCGTGGTCGCCGACGCCAGGGCCTGGTGGCTGAGCAAGTTCAGCCCTGTCCTCCGGAAGCTCTCCAACTACGAGATCGTCGACGCGGACGCCGACGAGGACGCAGTGCGCTGCTTCCCGACCGTCGTCGCGGGGCTGACCTTCCACAAGGAGCTCGGCGTCGACTCCACCAAGTCCCCCACCGGTTACTCCATGGCCGACTTCCAGGCAATGCTGCGGGAGGCGTACGGGCTGGAGCGCGAGGCCGCAGACGTCGCCGACGACAAGTGGGACATCCGCCGGAAGCCGCGACTGCTGATTATCTCTCGCAAGGTCTCCCGGGTTTTCCTCAACGAGCGGGGGATGTCGGACATGGCCATGAGCCTGGGCTTCGACGTCCGCGTCGCCGACCCCGACGTCGCCACCGACATCGGCAAGTTCGCGCGGCTAGTGAACTCCGCCGACGTCCTGATCGGCGTCCACGGCTCCGGCCTCGCCAACATCGTCTTCCTCCCCCGAGGCGCCGTCTTCATCCAGGTAGTGCCTATAGGGAAGCTGGACTGGCTGACCAAGAACACGTTCGAGAATCCATCACTGGAGATGGAGCTCAAGTACTTGAGCTACCAGATCCAAGCCGATGAGAGCACGCTGAGCGACCAGTACCCCAAGGACCATCCCGTGTTTACGGATCCCCAATCCATTCACAGGAAAGGGTGGGACGAGCTCAGCAGAGTTTACTTGGAGAACCAGAACCTGAAGCCGCACCTGAGCAGGCTCAGGCTCACCTTGTTGGAAGCCCTCAATATTCTGCCCCACGGCCGCGCCATGGCGCAGTAA
- the LOC122037993 gene encoding alpha-1,3-arabinosyltransferase XAT3-like isoform X4, which yields MKTVRSYPRSEPRRVGNGLIIGSMVLSLCILSLIRGKSQDLSDRSRRLVSIGEDDEGNRVLLDELREAKRPMCAETNRRSDVCEASGDVRVRGSSQTIFVSPDLTNQEWKMKPYARKHDQRALANVKEWTVKPVSGQTPLPACTDNHTVPAVVFSIGGYAGNLFHDFTDVLVPLFLTARRFRGEVQFVVADARAWWLSKFSPVLRKLSNYEIVDADADEDAVRCFPTVVAGLTFHKELGVDSTKSPTGYSMADFQAMLREAYGLEREAADVADDKWDIRRKPRLLIISRKVSRVFLNERGMSDMAMSLGFDVRVADPDVATDIGKFARLVNSADVLIGVHGSGLANIVFLPRGAVFIQVVPIGKLDWLTKNTFENPSLEMELKYLSYQIQADESTLSDQYPKDHPVFTDPQSIHRKGWDELSRVYLENQNLKPHLSRLRLTLLEALNILPHGRAMAQ from the exons ATGAAGACTGTCAGGTCATATCCAAGGTCTGAGCCAAGGAGAGTCGGAAATGGCTTAATCATAGGCTCCATGGTTCTTTCTCTCTGCATCCTCTCGCTCATCAGGG GCAAGTCACAGGATCTGTCGGATAGGAGTCGCCGCCTTGTATCGATAG GGGAAGACGATGAAGGAAACAGAGTGTTGCTCGATGAACTGAGAGAAGCCAAGCGACCAATGTGTGCGGAAACAAACCGGCGATCGGATGTTTGCGAGGCCTCGGGCGACGTAAGGGTGAGAGGAAGCTCCCAAACAATCTTTGTAAGTCCTGATCTCACAAACCAGGAATGGAAGATGAAGCCTTACGCCCGGAAGCACGACCAAAGGGCGCTCGCCAACGTCAAGGAGTGGACCGTGAAACCAGTTTCCGGCCAGACGCCGCTCCCGGCGTGCACCGACAACCACACCGTCCCCGCCGTCGTCTTTTCCATCGGTGGCTACGCCGGCAACCTCTTCCACGACTTCACCGACGTGCTCGTCCCGCTGTTTCTCACTGCCCGCCGCTTCCGCGGTGAGGTCCAGTTCGTGGTCGCCGACGCCAGGGCCTGGTGGCTGAGCAAGTTCAGCCCTGTCCTCCGGAAGCTCTCCAACTACGAGATCGTCGACGCGGACGCCGACGAGGACGCAGTGCGCTGCTTCCCGACCGTCGTCGCGGGGCTGACCTTCCACAAGGAGCTCGGCGTCGACTCCACCAAGTCCCCCACCGGTTACTCCATGGCCGACTTCCAGGCAATGCTGCGGGAGGCGTACGGGCTGGAGCGCGAGGCCGCAGACGTCGCCGACGACAAGTGGGACATCCGCCGGAAGCCGCGACTGCTGATTATCTCTCGCAAGGTCTCCCGGGTTTTCCTCAACGAGCGGGGGATGTCGGACATGGCCATGAGCCTGGGCTTCGACGTCCGCGTCGCCGACCCCGACGTCGCCACCGACATCGGCAAGTTCGCGCGGCTAGTGAACTCCGCCGACGTCCTGATCGGCGTCCACGGCTCCGGCCTCGCCAACATCGTCTTCCTCCCCCGAGGCGCCGTCTTCATCCAGGTAGTGCCTATAGGGAAGCTGGACTGGCTGACCAAGAACACGTTCGAGAATCCATCACTGGAGATGGAGCTCAAGTACTTGAGCTACCAGATCCAAGCCGATGAGAGCACGCTGAGCGACCAGTACCCCAAGGACCATCCCGTGTTTACGGATCCCCAATCCATTCACAGGAAAGGGTGGGACGAGCTCAGCAGAGTTTACTTGGAGAACCAGAACCTGAAGCCGCACCTGAGCAGGCTCAGGCTCACCTTGTTGGAAGCCCTCAATATTCTGCCCCACGGCCGCGCCATGGCGCAGTAA
- the LOC122037993 gene encoding alpha-1,3-arabinosyltransferase XAT3-like isoform X1, with protein MKTVRSYPRSEPRRVGNGLIIGSMVLSLCILSLIRGRYCSSPFAPSYFSLFFVRLMNLLFLRKYPDSVAGKSQDLSDRSRRLVSIAGEDDEGNRVLLDELREAKRPMCAETNRRSDVCEASGDVRVRGSSQTIFVSPDLTNQEWKMKPYARKHDQRALANVKEWTVKPVSGQTPLPACTDNHTVPAVVFSIGGYAGNLFHDFTDVLVPLFLTARRFRGEVQFVVADARAWWLSKFSPVLRKLSNYEIVDADADEDAVRCFPTVVAGLTFHKELGVDSTKSPTGYSMADFQAMLREAYGLEREAADVADDKWDIRRKPRLLIISRKVSRVFLNERGMSDMAMSLGFDVRVADPDVATDIGKFARLVNSADVLIGVHGSGLANIVFLPRGAVFIQVVPIGKLDWLTKNTFENPSLEMELKYLSYQIQADESTLSDQYPKDHPVFTDPQSIHRKGWDELSRVYLENQNLKPHLSRLRLTLLEALNILPHGRAMAQ; from the exons ATGAAGACTGTCAGGTCATATCCAAGGTCTGAGCCAAGGAGAGTCGGAAATGGCTTAATCATAGGCTCCATGGTTCTTTCTCTCTGCATCCTCTCGCTCATCAGGGGTCGATATTGTTCCTCCCCTTTTGCTCCCTCTTATTTCTCTTTGTTTTTTGTACGTCTTATGAATcttttgttcttaagaaaatacccTGATTCCGTTGCAGGCAAGTCACAGGATCTGTCGGATAGGAGTCGCCGCCTTGTATCGATAG CAGGGGAAGACGATGAAGGAAACAGAGTGTTGCTCGATGAACTGAGAGAAGCCAAGCGACCAATGTGTGCGGAAACAAACCGGCGATCGGATGTTTGCGAGGCCTCGGGCGACGTAAGGGTGAGAGGAAGCTCCCAAACAATCTTTGTAAGTCCTGATCTCACAAACCAGGAATGGAAGATGAAGCCTTACGCCCGGAAGCACGACCAAAGGGCGCTCGCCAACGTCAAGGAGTGGACCGTGAAACCAGTTTCCGGCCAGACGCCGCTCCCGGCGTGCACCGACAACCACACCGTCCCCGCCGTCGTCTTTTCCATCGGTGGCTACGCCGGCAACCTCTTCCACGACTTCACCGACGTGCTCGTCCCGCTGTTTCTCACTGCCCGCCGCTTCCGCGGTGAGGTCCAGTTCGTGGTCGCCGACGCCAGGGCCTGGTGGCTGAGCAAGTTCAGCCCTGTCCTCCGGAAGCTCTCCAACTACGAGATCGTCGACGCGGACGCCGACGAGGACGCAGTGCGCTGCTTCCCGACCGTCGTCGCGGGGCTGACCTTCCACAAGGAGCTCGGCGTCGACTCCACCAAGTCCCCCACCGGTTACTCCATGGCCGACTTCCAGGCAATGCTGCGGGAGGCGTACGGGCTGGAGCGCGAGGCCGCAGACGTCGCCGACGACAAGTGGGACATCCGCCGGAAGCCGCGACTGCTGATTATCTCTCGCAAGGTCTCCCGGGTTTTCCTCAACGAGCGGGGGATGTCGGACATGGCCATGAGCCTGGGCTTCGACGTCCGCGTCGCCGACCCCGACGTCGCCACCGACATCGGCAAGTTCGCGCGGCTAGTGAACTCCGCCGACGTCCTGATCGGCGTCCACGGCTCCGGCCTCGCCAACATCGTCTTCCTCCCCCGAGGCGCCGTCTTCATCCAGGTAGTGCCTATAGGGAAGCTGGACTGGCTGACCAAGAACACGTTCGAGAATCCATCACTGGAGATGGAGCTCAAGTACTTGAGCTACCAGATCCAAGCCGATGAGAGCACGCTGAGCGACCAGTACCCCAAGGACCATCCCGTGTTTACGGATCCCCAATCCATTCACAGGAAAGGGTGGGACGAGCTCAGCAGAGTTTACTTGGAGAACCAGAACCTGAAGCCGCACCTGAGCAGGCTCAGGCTCACCTTGTTGGAAGCCCTCAATATTCTGCCCCACGGCCGCGCCATGGCGCAGTAA